The nucleotide window GCTAACACTAATCCACTTCTACAAGATATCTAAACCCTCCGCTGCACTGCTAGCCCCATATTTTCTGTGGGTAAGTTTTGCAACCGTCCTCAATTTTTCAATATGGCAACTTAACTTATGAGATAGCCTCTAGTACAAGTAAATGGCAAAATACAAGAAGGGTATACCTATGAACTTGTTGAGCCAGAAGTAAAGAATTTTGATCCCGAATTCAAACCGGAACTTACTCCAAAGCTCACAATTAAATCCTTTAGCCGCGCCTCCATGCCAAAAAAATTATTCTCTAATCATAAAAAAATGAATATACTCTGGATGATAGCCATCATCGCGGCTGCTCTCTTCTTGGTCTGGGTCGCCTTCGGTTACTTCGGAAGCCGCGTAGAAACACTCTCTTACACCGTTTTGAGCAGCGACAAAGAATATGAAATCAGAGAGCTGCCGGAGCACATCATTGCCGAAACCACGGTCAGCGGCAATTTTGACGACGCCAGCGGGGAGGCCTTTAACATTCTGGCCGGATATATTTTCGGGAACAATGAAAAGAAACAATCCATAAGTATGACCAGTCCGGTGGTTGAAAATGAATACAAAAAGATCGCCATGACTGCCCCGGTTGTTGAACAAGATTCGGGGGCAAATCAAAAGATTTTTTCATTTGTCATGCCGGCCGAATACACAATGGAAACACTACCCGAGCCATTGGATAAAAGGATCACCATAAAAAAAGTGGAAAGTAAAAAAATAGCGGTTCTCACTTTCAGCGGTTTTTATTCTGAAAAGAAAATTAATGAAAAAAAACAACTGCTCAAACAATATCTGGATCGTGATGGCCTGGAATATTCCACCGTATCTTGGGCGGGTTATAATCCACCCTGGACTCCGCCTTTTATGCGCCGACTGGAGGTCTGGGCGGAGCTAAAATAATTTTTAAATATGATAACACTCGATTTCATTGGCCTATTTATTTTTCTTGCCGGGTTTGTCATAGGCCTCGGGGCGGTAACGGTCATTGATATTCATGGTTTTCTGGGAAGAAAGTCCGCCTATTGGACCGAAGCAACCACACGAACACACAAAGTGACCAAACCGTTGATCTGGATTGGAATAATACTGGCGATCATAGGAGGAGCGATCTTGTATCGACATCAATCCTTTACGGGTGTGCCTTTCATGCACGCAATTATCGCGGTGATATTAATTTTAAACGGAATTTTCTTATCATTCAAAGTCAGCCCATTTCTTCTGCAGCAGGAAAAAGAAGGAAAAGCCGGAACACTGCTTCCAAAATCATTACAGAGAAAAATCGTGGTAAGCTTGATTGTTTCCGATCTTGGTTGGTGGGGAGGGCTGCTTTTGTTTGTCTTTTATCTGGTGAATCAAAACTGATATGCGAAAAAGATAGTCATTGTGAATGACAAGATGCAAAAAAATTACAAATATGTTTTAACTGAGCCTGTCGGAAAAATTTTTGATCCCGAATTCAAGCCGGAACTTACTCCGAAACAAATGCTGGAACTTGGTGTTTTTGGAGGTAAATATATGACCGATTGTCAAAATGAATTCCCCGCAGATTGGTTTGAAAAAGCAAAACTTTGCTCAACCCATCATGAAGCGAAATTAAATTACTTTGGAATAAATGCGTCACAAGCTCTTTCCGTTTGGCAGAAAAAAGGCTGGATTTATCCTTTAGATCCTCGCGGATGGTTCCAGTGGTATTGCCGTTATTACATGGGACGACGCATTGAGGAGGAAGACCGAAGACAAATCAAAAGATGGAAAGCCATCCAAAGACACATCGCACAGGTACGAAAAAACTGCCTAAAAGGCGATTTAAATTGCAGACCAAAACAACGACAAGCCATTTTGCATTGGGCTTATGATTCTAGAAAAATATAAATGCATAGCCTCTAGTACCATTGTAGACTTTCTTATCCTAGCGTTTCTTGTCATGAGTCACAACGGCGGCCTTTCAGGATAAATGAGACATTTGAGACAGTGTAAAAAGGGTTGACGTTAAAGCACTTATTGCAACCTATTTGCAATAGTATTCAACTTGTCGCATTCACAAACATCCGATATGATCCTGCCATCCATGCACTCGATCAAATCGATTAATTCGCCCTGGTTAGAAAACTGGAGGTCCACGCGCCAATCAGCACAGTTGTCTCAAAATCTTGAAACGGAAATATTAATTGTAGGAGGGGGTATTGCCGGGCTTATGACTGCTTTTTTTGTGCTTCAAAAAACACGAAAAAATGTGGTTTTGTTGGAAGGAAACAGAGTCGCTCACGGGGCAACAGGTCACAATGCTGGCCAGCTGGTGACTTACTTTGAAACAGACTTTTATCGCCTTGTTCAAAACTATGGACTCACCTTGGCTGCTAAAGCGTATCAAGATGTTTTAAGCGCGTGGGACCTATTAGAGGAAGTACAAAAAATCGTCCAGTTCAAAACTCCAATCCATATTTTTACGGGGTATGCAGGGATCTGTTCAAAGGAAGAGCTGTATGGTTACATGCAGAACCGTTTGTTGTTCAAGGAGGCAGGTCTGCAAACAGAGGCAATATTGATTTCCAGTGAATACAAAGGCCTCAAATCCATTCCAAAAAAATACGCCTCTACATTTGCATGTGTACCACCTGGACAACTGATGAATCTCTTGCAAACAGAAAACATAAATTATTTTGCGGCAGGAGTTGCCAAAGCTGGAGTGACCAACAGCGCTCATCTCACCGAAGAACTCGCCATCTTCTTAACGGAAAAGTATCCAGATCGTTTCAAGATTTTTGAACACAGCATAGTGGACCGTTTGAAACTGAGAGAAGATGACGCGGTGGCAGAAGTTCGCGATGGACATCATGTGCAAGCTAAAAAAGTAGTTTTATGCACAAACGGATTCGAAAATATCAGTATATTAGATCATGGCCAATCAGATTTAGATACACATTTTCATGAAAGTGTGTATGGGGTGATAGGGTATATGGCCGCTTATGTGGAAAATGTACAAAACGAGGCCACGGCCATCACGTATCATGATACAGATTCAATCAAAACACGCAGTGATGCAGAAATCGTTCCTTATTTTTATTTGACGCGTCGGCCTCATGGAAACGAAGCGCAAAATAGTTTGGTGTGCCTTGGCGGTCCAGAAACTCGTCTGGAAGACAAAAAAGATTATCATGCTCAAGATCATGCTTATCCAGAAATGGCGCTTGCTGATTTAAGTGATGGGCTTAAAAAAAATTACGCCCCTGTCCCCAAAGGAACACTACGCTTTAAGTATGAGTGGCATGGCCTCATGGGATACACCCCGAGTGGACTACGTTGTGTGGGCCCCGAACCCTTGAATCCAGTATTGCTTTATAATCTGGGTTGCAATGGAGTGGGAATCCTCCCCTCTATTTTTGGTGGGAAGAGGGTCTCAGATTTCCTGCTCCATAAAAACTTAGACACATCGATTTTTGATCCACAAGCTACAGCATCTAAAGCTAAAAAGGGGCTTTGCCAGTGATCAAAACCGCCAAATAACAAAGATAAATAAAGATCATGACACCTCCTTGCCATCGTTCTATAACGTGTTTTTTTCCAACAAACATGATCAAGAACAAAACCAAACTGGCAGATATGGCCACCAAAATATCAAAATTAGAACTGTCACTGAAGGGCAAAGGACGAATGAGCGCACTACAACCCAGAATCCAAAATATATTAAAAATATTAGATCCAACGACATTCCCAATAGCAATATCAGTTTGTTTTTTATAGGCCGCAACTGCTGAAGTAGCTAATTCTGGCAACGAGGTTCCAATCGCTACAATCGTTAAACCAATGACAGATTGACTGATGTTGAATGCTTCAGCCATTTTCACCGCTCCATCCACAATCCACTTGCCTCCAACTAAAAGGCCCAAGAGGCCCATAAGAATATATAGCGAAGATTTTAATATGCTGAGTTTCTTGATATCCGTCTCACTGCTGACTGGGCCCGTCACCTTTGATATCCCAAAGGTGTAATACAAAAAAATAATAAAAAATGCGATGAACACGAGGCCATCAATCCGCGTCAGTCCCGAGTTAAGATCCCCGTCAATCCATGCATCGTTTGCGAGTATGCCTAATAAAATAGCGGCCAATAAACTGAGGGGAATTTCTTTCCAAACCGTATTCTCTTTAGTCGCCAGTGGATAGATTACAGCAGCAATCCCTAGTATAAGGAATATATTTGCAATGTTACTCCCAAGTACGTTTCCAATAGCGATTTCTGTATTTCCTTGCGCACTCGCTAGGATATTCACAATCAACTCCGGTGCAGAAGTTCCGAATGCTACAATAGTCAAACCAATCACCAAGCTTGAAATATTGAATTTCCGAGCTACTGAAGAAGCTCCATCTACCAAAAGATCCGCCCCCTTAATCAGTAAAGGGAACCCAAGAATGAACAGAATGGCTGAAACCATAGAGAAAGGAAAATTTTTTGAGAGCATGCATGAAAACCTTTTAACCATCAAGTTTATTTTTCATACTTCATGAGAATTGGCACTCGGGAGTGACCCAATAAACTGTTAAAACCTACTTCTGCCGTCCGTACCACTCTTGGGAGAAAGGTACGATTGAAAACACCAACGGAAGAATCCGTAGGTTCATTCCCAAGGGAGCCGATCTGTCCAAGTATTCAGCTGCAGACGTACAAATCGTTGAGGACTGGTTAAACCACACCCCACGAAAATGCTTGAACTACCAAACCCCCTATAAAATCATGCAAAAGAACCTGCGCTTTATTTCAACTCATCCAAGTGGTGCATTTGAGGGGTAAATGCAGGAAAGACATCATTTGGGTGTTAAGACATATTTTTTTTACATTGCAATACAAGGCGCTTGAGCTGCCTCCAGCTTCTTCTTAGAATCCGGTTTGCCTCTCACTTATATTCATGAAAAAATACCTCGTCAAAAATTACATGCGGGACAAAGTTGTTACTTTGAATCCTACGGATACTGTTAAACACGCCGTTGAAGTGATGCTGAATCATAAGACGAATGGGTTGGTGGTCATCGATGATAGCCGTCATGTATTAGGAATCCTTTCCAGTTGGGATGTCATTGCTTATTTAGTTCCAGATTATTTGGAGAACGATAAACATCTTGCTTCTTTTGAAGCAGGGGATGTTTTTGAGGAGCGTGTAAAAGAGATCCAAAATGATTCGGTTTCTAAGTTTATGTCCAGTCATGTTCATACCACTCGTCCGGAACATTCTCTCATAGAAGCAGCCACTCTTCTTTCGGAATTCCAAATTAGGCAATTGCCGGTTGTCGATGAGAATGGAATTCTTGTGGGATATTTGAATCGTACGGATATCAAGAAGGCTATCGGAGACGTGCTTCACCTTTCTTAACATTCTCTAACATCCATTTTGCTATGACATTGGATTTTACTCTGATTGCGGCTTTGATAATCTTTGTGGCTACCTATGGCCTGATTATTTCTGAAAAAATTCACCGCACTGTTTTGGCTCTTTTTGGGGCCGTGCTCATGATTTTATTGGGTATTATCAATCAAGAATTGGCTCTTGAATCAGTAGATTTTAACACCTTGGGTCTGCTTATAGGAATGATGGTGATTGTGGGAATCGCGAAGGATTCAGGCATGTTTCAGTTTGTAGCCCTGTGGGCGGCTCGTTTAGCAAAAGGGAAGCCCATTTCCATTTTTCTTTTACTCGGTTTTATTACAGCACTTTTTTCGGCATTCTTGGATAACGTGACTACCGTTCTTTTGATGGTTCCTGTGACTTTTGTGGTTTGTAATAACCTAAAAGTCAATCCTATGCCTTTTTTAATTGGGACTATCCTCCTCTCGAACATTGGAGGAACTGCCACGCTTATTGGAGATCCGCCCAATATTTTAATCGGAAGTGCTGCTCAGATTCCCTTCAATGATTTTTTGATTCATCTTGGACCAGTGATTTTAATCGTAACCTTTGTTACTTTAGCCATGCTTTATGGAATTTATAGGAAAGAACTAGTTGCTACTAAAGAAGCTCAGCTGTCTATTCTGAGTTTTAATCCTAAAGACGCGATTTCTGACTATCCTCTTCTTTACAGGTCTCTTTTTGTACTGGCCTTAGTTCTGATTGGTTTTTTCACGCACTCCATGACGCACTTTGAGGGAGCTACAATCGCATTGGGAGGAGCAGCTTTATTATTGCTACTCACCTTGAATGATCCTGAACATCATTTAAGAGATGTGGAGTGGACCACCATTTTCTTCTTTTTGGGATTGTTTATTCTGGTAGGGGGTTTAGAGAAGGTTGGTGTCATCCATTTTTTGGCAGAAAAGTTAGTGGAGGTGACGGATGGACAGCAGGTTCCTCTCACCCTTTCTGTGCTGTGGGGTTCTGCTTTCTTTTCTGCCGCTATCGATAATATTCCCTTTGTAGCCACAATGATCCCATTGATTCAAAGTATTGGGGAATTTTCTCCCGGAGTGGACGTGATGCCTCTTTGGTGGGCCCTTGCTTTAGGGGCGGATATTGGCGGAAATGCAACTCTGGTGGGAGCTTCTGCGAATGTGGTGGTGAGTGGGCTTGCTGGTAAACATGGTCATCGCATTGGTTTCTTTCAGTATATGAAAATCGCCGTTCCTTTAACCCTGGTTGCGTTGCTTATTTGTACGGTTTATATTTATCTTCGTTATTTGATGTAAGCTTTTCTTTTGCAGATTTCTCCTAATGCCACTGCGCCTCAGGGGAACGGGAATTGAACCCTTTGCTGGACTTCCAAGGAAAGATCATCCTTAAACAGGGGTGATCTTTTACTTCGTACAACGAAAATTCGAGTATCTATCGCCATAGCTACTCGGGTCATAGGCTTTCAAACTGCCCGTAATGGCTGGCCACTCGGGTCTAGTATCCAAGCAAATGGGTGACAAGAATTTTTATCCCTAGAAAGATCAAGATGATTCCTCCAAGCTTTTCTGCATAAGAGGAAAGCGTTTTTTGGAATACTCGACTCAAACAAAGTCCTAAGAAAGACATCAAAAGCGTGACCACACCAATCATCAAAATACTACTCATAAAGTCGAGGTCAAGAGCATGAAATCCAACTCCTACAACCAAGGCATCAATGCTGGTTGCTAAGGCCAATACTCCGATTGTTCCAAAAGAGAGAGGCCCTGACTTTTCTTCAATTTCATGCTCTTTTTTAAGATCAAATATCATATTTACTCCCAAGCCGCTTAGAACAAAAAAGGCAATCCAATGGTCCACAGGCGCAATCCATCCTTCAAAGGGCATTCCCAGAAGATAGCCAAAGGCAGGCATCACCATTTGAAAAACAGCAAAACTGATCGCAGCAAAAAAAAGCTTTGGGAAGGATCTATATTTGGAGCTTAAAGCTATTGAAGCAGCACAAGCATCCATGCTGAGGCCAAGGGCAGTGAGGAAAACAACATTCATAATGGAATTAAACCTAAATAAAAAACTCGGGTCTAGTAATAGGAGCTATTCCCAGAGACTCCATAAGGAGTAAACCCAGCAAAGTTCTCCGCATGCACACCCAAGCTGGCATTGCGGGGAGACACAATTGTGGCACTTCGGGCTAAATGGGACGTTTGTCTCGTACAAGGACTTGCTAATGCTCCTTCACATCTATTCCATCCAAAGAGAATGTCCTGCTAGAATGCCAACGTTTTTTCTCAAACCCATCCCACGAAAAATGATGGCATTTCTAAACTCAGATAAACTTGCCCCCGCTCTAGTTATTCTTGGGTACTTTTTAGTCATAGGTCTCATAGGTGCCTACAGTCACCGCTTTTTAAAAAAAACCGCGGAAGATTATTTTTTGGGAGGAAGGGCCACCAAAACTTTGGTACTGCTCTTCACCATGGCGGCCACTAATTTTAGCGCCGTCACCATTTATGGATTTTCTGGAACGGCCTACCGCCAAGGTTATAGTTTTTTCCCCATCATGGCCTTTGGAACGGGTTTCATGGCACTCACCTTTTATTTTATCGGTAGACGCGTATGGGAACTGGGAAAAGAAAAAGGCTACATGACCCCCCCTCAGCTCATGGGAGATGAGATGAAGAGCCCTTGGCTCCGCCGTTTAGTTTTTTTGGTGATGCTTGTGTTCTCTCTCCCCTATATCGCTATTCAGCCCATCGCCGGAGGGTACACCCTAGAAGCGCTCTTGGGCATTCCCTATTTTTTGGGAGCAAGCTTAGTAACGGGTATGATTCTTCTTTATACATTTTGGGGAGGATATCGCTCCGTTGCGTGGACCGATGTGGCACAAGGCATAATTATGCTCACGGTTATGCTGCTTACCGTGTGGGGCATCGCGGAAGCAGAGGGGGGGGTTGTGGCAGCCAACACAGCGGTATTTGAAAAAATGCCGGAGCTTTTTTCCCGTCCCGGTGCCGGTGAAGTTTATACTCCGGCGCTATGGTTCAGTTACATGATTCTTTGGTTTTTTTGTGACCCTCTATTCCCACAACTGTTCCAACGATTCTTTGTGGCTAAAGAAAAAAAAGCTTTGAACCGAACGATGATTTGGTACCCCCTCGTGACTGGCGTTTTCTTTTTACTACCCATGGTGATAGGAGTTTTAGGTCACTTGAGCATCCCCGGCCTAGAGGGCAAAGAAGCCGATAGAATTTTCCCGATGCTCGCAGAGCTGCATTTTTCTCCGGTCACTGCGGCCTTTATTGTAACAGCAGGTCTCGCAGCACTCATGTCCACTATGGATTCACAAATGCTCACCCTCAGCTCCATGTTCACTAAAGATGTTTATGAACCACTCACCGGTCGGCCAGTGAAGGGCAATGGTGTGGGTCGAGCTTTTAGTGTGCTTTTAGCTGGCCTGGGTTTGCTCATTGCCTACTTCAACCCGAGCTCAATCCTGCAGATAACAACAGAAACCTTCACAGGGCTTGCAGTTCTCTTCCCAGCCTTAGTGGCCATTTTATATTGGCCACGTACCCATGCTGGGGCTGCTTGCACTTCGATATTGATGGGAGAACTCTTGGTTATTTTGTACCATTTCAAACTCTTACCAACGGGCGGCTTTTTATCAGTTATTCCCATCTTAGGATGCACCACAGTGATTTTGGTCTTGGGAAGTTACCTTGGGAAGGCAAAACCTCGTACCCTACCCAAAGTGCCTAAGTCCAC belongs to Candidatus Peregrinibacteria bacterium and includes:
- a CDS encoding FAD-binding oxidoreductase, with the translated sequence MTAFFVLQKTRKNVVLLEGNRVAHGATGHNAGQLVTYFETDFYRLVQNYGLTLAAKAYQDVLSAWDLLEEVQKIVQFKTPIHIFTGYAGICSKEELYGYMQNRLLFKEAGLQTEAILISSEYKGLKSIPKKYASTFACVPPGQLMNLLQTENINYFAAGVAKAGVTNSAHLTEELAIFLTEKYPDRFKIFEHSIVDRLKLREDDAVAEVRDGHHVQAKKVVLCTNGFENISILDHGQSDLDTHFHESVYGVIGYMAAYVENVQNEATAITYHDTDSIKTRSDAEIVPYFYLTRRPHGNEAQNSLVCLGGPETRLEDKKDYHAQDHAYPEMALADLSDGLKKNYAPVPKGTLRFKYEWHGLMGYTPSGLRCVGPEPLNPVLLYNLGCNGVGILPSIFGGKRVSDFLLHKNLDTSIFDPQATASKAKKGLCQ
- a CDS encoding calcium/sodium antiporter, with protein sequence MVSAILFILGFPLLIKGADLLVDGASSVARKFNISSLVIGLTIVAFGTSAPELIVNILASAQGNTEIAIGNVLGSNIANIFLILGIAAVIYPLATKENTVWKEIPLSLLAAILLGILANDAWIDGDLNSGLTRIDGLVFIAFFIIFLYYTFGISKVTGPVSSETDIKKLSILKSSLYILMGLLGLLVGGKWIVDGAVKMAEAFNISQSVIGLTIVAIGTSLPELATSAVAAYKKQTDIAIGNVVGSNIFNIFWILGCSALIRPLPFSDSSNFDILVAISASLVLFLIMFVGKKHVIERWQGGVMIFIYLCYLAVLITGKAPF
- a CDS encoding sodium:solute symporter family protein, with product MMAFLNSDKLAPALVILGYFLVIGLIGAYSHRFLKKTAEDYFLGGRATKTLVLLFTMAATNFSAVTIYGFSGTAYRQGYSFFPIMAFGTGFMALTFYFIGRRVWELGKEKGYMTPPQLMGDEMKSPWLRRLVFLVMLVFSLPYIAIQPIAGGYTLEALLGIPYFLGASLVTGMILLYTFWGGYRSVAWTDVAQGIIMLTVMLLTVWGIAEAEGGVVAANTAVFEKMPELFSRPGAGEVYTPALWFSYMILWFFCDPLFPQLFQRFFVAKEKKALNRTMIWYPLVTGVFFLLPMVIGVLGHLSIPGLEGKEADRIFPMLAELHFSPVTAAFIVTAGLAALMSTMDSQMLTLSSMFTKDVYEPLTGRPVKGNGVGRAFSVLLAGLGLLIAYFNPSSILQITTETFTGLAVLFPALVAILYWPRTHAGAACTSILMGELLVILYHFKLLPTGGFLSVIPILGCTTVILVLGSYLGKAKPRTLPKVPKSTWIWGMLFYRDFCFILRFLELESDSYFMGGLASMGVGYFSLKWDHRIGFLGLEFKEANQRKLTPFLRIESIFIGYSLTFGKFKNSHMDRSMGNTNCT
- a CDS encoding CBS domain-containing protein, which produces MKKYLVKNYMRDKVVTLNPTDTVKHAVEVMLNHKTNGLVVIDDSRHVLGILSSWDVIAYLVPDYLENDKHLASFEAGDVFEERVKEIQNDSVSKFMSSHVHTTRPEHSLIEAATLLSEFQIRQLPVVDENGILVGYLNRTDIKKAIGDVLHLS
- a CDS encoding manganese efflux pump, producing MNVVFLTALGLSMDACAASIALSSKYRSFPKLFFAAISFAVFQMVMPAFGYLLGMPFEGWIAPVDHWIAFFVLSGLGVNMIFDLKKEHEIEEKSGPLSFGTIGVLALATSIDALVVGVGFHALDLDFMSSILMIGVVTLLMSFLGLCLSRVFQKTLSSYAEKLGGIILIFLGIKILVTHLLGY
- a CDS encoding heme-binding protein yields the protein MPKKLFSNHKKMNILWMIAIIAAALFLVWVAFGYFGSRVETLSYTVLSSDKEYEIRELPEHIIAETTVSGNFDDASGEAFNILAGYIFGNNEKKQSISMTSPVVENEYKKIAMTAPVVEQDSGANQKIFSFVMPAEYTMETLPEPLDKRITIKKVESKKIAVLTFSGFYSEKKINEKKQLLKQYLDRDGLEYSTVSWAGYNPPWTPPFMRRLEVWAELK
- a CDS encoding ArsB/NhaD family transporter, whose amino-acid sequence is MTLDFTLIAALIIFVATYGLIISEKIHRTVLALFGAVLMILLGIINQELALESVDFNTLGLLIGMMVIVGIAKDSGMFQFVALWAARLAKGKPISIFLLLGFITALFSAFLDNVTTVLLMVPVTFVVCNNLKVNPMPFLIGTILLSNIGGTATLIGDPPNILIGSAAQIPFNDFLIHLGPVILIVTFVTLAMLYGIYRKELVATKEAQLSILSFNPKDAISDYPLLYRSLFVLALVLIGFFTHSMTHFEGATIALGGAALLLLLTLNDPEHHLRDVEWTTIFFFLGLFILVGGLEKVGVIHFLAEKLVEVTDGQQVPLTLSVLWGSAFFSAAIDNIPFVATMIPLIQSIGEFSPGVDVMPLWWALALGADIGGNATLVGASANVVVSGLAGKHGHRIGFFQYMKIAVPLTLVALLICTVYIYLRYLM